AGGGTGAAAGCATGAGAGAAATAAGAAAGGCAAGGGGGTGAGAGAGAAAATGGAGGTAAGACGAGGGATACGCTGGCTTGACAGGTGACGACCGATCGGACCACTGACGTCACAGATCACTCGCTCGGCCGTACGCTCGCACGCACAAACACGATTTACTGCTATCTCACACACACAGACGTACGTAAGAGATCACGCGCGCGCGACCTGTCGTGCATCACGTCGTTACTTCCGTTTCGTGCACAGAGTACGTCATACGTAAGCTTTCCACGCcgcgagagaaaaaaaagatatcgCGTGCGAATGAGAGAGACAAAGACAGGCATGGAACgtatgagagagagagagagaaagagaaacgaggGGTATAGAAAAAACACCGAGGGCGAGATAAAGATAGGGGTGAAACAGGAGGAAAAGACGAAATTTTTCAGAGGAAGTAATAAGTATTTACGATGCTAACCGGCCGATAGCCCCGCGCGACGCCTCTATCTGGTTACCATTACACTCGGATGTATGAAATGCGCCAGCAGCATACACCATCCCCCCACAATAGCCCTATTTATGATTGGGCAAAATTGCTTTCCATGCGCAGAATAAAATCGCGCGCGGGCGAGGAAAAATCCGCGGGGGTTGGATGCACGCGAATACCGCGACCTGCGCCTCGCTGCTCCCATCGTCATATTCCGGGAAATATCAAACGCGATCGTCCCGCGTCAATGTTTTAACTGCTCGAATCAATCGTCAGCTGGAAAacctttcctcttcctttgATTTTCTTTGCGGCGCCGGTTCGCAAAATTtgggaaaaattaaatatggcGAGAGGTCGCAGTCATGCGTATACGCGTCTCCAACCCCGTCCTCTAGCCTCGCCAATCAGCACGTAAACGTTGATTTCAAAGAAATTCCGTCGGCAGCGCTATCCTCGTGTAAAGGTACAACGCGTATTTTGcgacatttttaaaaatatcctTTTTTGTGTATTTTCGTTGCAAGTAAATTAATCTTTCTACTTTTCTGTGCCATTCAGTtaccttttcttttcatatcTGATGTAGTAAATAGGCAGGATTCTGTAGCAGGATAATTGGTGATTGTTAATTGAAATGCTTGCactaattttcaaaatatggCGACGTCTGCTCGAATTATCATACGTGggatatttttcattgaagtagTTTTTGAGCCTAAACTAAGAATTTTTTATGTTAGTACACACAGACAATACATGAGCATATAATCAAATTGTAAatcagtttttatttttatagtatAACTATAATAATCTATAATACTTCTTTTTACAAACAACAAATGTAAAAATAGTGCAATAATTACCATATAACTTATATAACAGCATGTTTAATTATCACTTTGTGCTAAGGACAAAGATGCACTTTTCAAAATAAGAACTTCTAAATCAGAAATATCTTTCTCCAATCTAAAAAACATAATAATATcagtttacaaaataattattaacgaaTGATGCTGGAAATGTTATAcctttttgtataattttcaatattattgaaGGTATTGATAAACTCTTTAATACCACTATTAACGTTTTGATAGGATTCCTTTTTTGTTCCAATTAAATCTGTAATAGATTCTAAGGTAGCATTGCATGATTTCAAATTTTGTATCATTTCTTCCCATTCTTCTGGTGTTTCAGgaagaattatattattacaaCGAAGTTTGTCTAAAGGCTGCAAAAGGCTATGTAACTTAGATAAaatatcgtttaattttttagaatCTTCACTATCTacaattaataagaaaaatgaattctaAAATCGCATAGTTGATCGTATGACATCACAGATACGTAATTCTGTCCAATACTtactaatacaattatttatatctgtaatttgtttatcaatatcattttgaattttagttaaatttattatGTCCCTTTCTCTGGTTTTTAattcaaacaatttttcttcgttGTGTTCACATTCCTTTGCTATTGTTGCCAATTGTGATAAAAACAATTGTTTCCTTTCCTCTGCTTTCTTCTTTAAGATTATTTCTGTCATAGTGTTTTGTAAATATTCATCATAAAGAAGTTTCAGCTCGACATCATTGGATTCGCTATCTATTATGCTGTTTCCTTCTGAAAGTATCTGTGTAGAACCCATAACTGACCTATCCATTATAAGTTTTCTCTTCGAAGAACCTACAttattaaatcaattaatGTCTTCAATCCTAAATGCATTGTTTTACAAAAAAGTTACATTCAATTTGGTTACTTTGTAGGAAGGCAAAATCTGCTGCAGACATAGTTGCCCTATGTTGAGAACGGATGTTTGTCATTGTACTATCcattatattcttttttattcgatCTGGAGTAGAAGCATTACGAGTCCTAAAAATGTAcacaaattattatattaaactaaaaaaaaaaagaaatcaaaaaattttttattcacctTTTAATTCGATGGGTTTGCGATGGTTCAGGTTGTTCCTTCTgcattttttcttattcttatatttattacaaaaaacttattcttattattaaatacaacctgatactattattaatttttaaacatataCTAATTCTAAGTAAATTCTAAGTTAGAATTTGCAAGGAAAATACTACGTTTTCATCAAATTGTCCGTTAAAAACCGTTTGAATTATTTCGTCGCTTAGTGTCGCCCCCTACAAGtatcaacattttttattacaactGTTACCGATGGGTGATATTAATGCATTAAATAcgtgtatattctatattatacaatgaaaaatttgtatgAAAAACTGTTTAATCTAAATTAGCAGTTAACACCTTTTTTTAAAAGttacattattaaataataatagtacatgaaataattaataattttatagatTAGAAGATGTGTCCAGCACttttagaaaatgaagaacGTTGTTTTGGTGGAATGACATTCTTTGCCCAAAGTCATCCTGTTGAACTTTGTGGCAGTAATGGTTTGCCTCTTACACCAAATTCAATAACTATATATGGaaaatctcaatttttaagAACTATTCACCATCCATATTTATCTACTTACCTTGATATAATTAGAAGCAAACATGGTAAaaattcttatctttataagtatcatataaatatatgaacagttaaataatttgtacaaatttttttgTAGAACGGATAGTAGTTGTTACAGAGTATAATGGAGACCCATTGAGCAGTAAAGAAAACCTAACTGTTGATGATATTATCAAAATAGCATTTCAATGTTTATTAGGTTTACAACATATGAATACGTTAGGTTTGGTACATAGACACTTAAGCCCTGAAAATATACTCATTAATACAAGTGGAAATGtacaattatataattttggaTTATACTATATGACGGACAGTGGAAAAAATGTATCTTTTCCTATTGGGTTTGTATTACTCCAACtaagtattttaaataatataacagaTACTGTTTATTCGTATTTATTTGTAGATACCCAAAATATACTGCacctgaaatatttttaagttcaGGTGTTAGTAGCCCAAAAGTGGATTCTTGGTCTTTAGGAATGATTATAGCAGAATTGTTAATAGGAAAATTAATCTGGCCAAATGTGAAATTGTCCCAATGTTTGCGAAAAGTTCTTAGTTTGATACATTGCGAAACTTCTGTGTTTGAACGtattgcaagagaaaataattgttataatGTTTACAAAGTATGACCTTTTTAAGTATATATTACagattttcattaatatttacacCACTGAtagtttattattatatcagGAATTACCTGATGAGGTAAAGGAATTTATAGACTCCTGCCTTCAAATTCATCCCTCAAAACGTAAAACACCAGAGGAGTTATTGAAACTtacaatatttgaaaattttttactgaaaaatgaaaaagataaagaagaaaatctttataaaaatgttatagTTAGAAAAATGGATGAGTTGTATTATTTATGGCAATTAGCAGGTGGAGATATTACTGGAGAGCTAAAAAAGCAAGGACTTATTAGATCAACACCACCTATCTTATCTATTCCAAagtaattctaattattttactaATGTATTCTGTAAAGAGAGAGCATCACatataatcttttttttcagtttGGTAATACTTTTAGGTCAAATGTTTGGTCAAAGAGACACAGCAAGCCTGCTTGATTTGCGCATAGTCAAAATTCCTCTTGAGACACTGCGTCAACGTCTATCTCACATTCCATATATAGCAAATTACCCCTGGTTAACAAGTCAGTAGgtattaaatatttagtaAAAAACATTTACTTTTAATCTCGTacgaatttttcattaattttttcacAGAATGCATATTCAGTTACAAGAAGATTTAATAGATGCTGCTTCACAATTACCTTTAATTATCAGAGAAAGAGATAcagaatatcaattttatagaGTTGTTTTGTATGATAGATTACTACAGGTAATCACGTtatatcaaattttataaattttattttagtataAAAGGTTTGCTAAAAAAACTATTAAGTAAATGCAGTTAAATGTTTACAATAACTTTGTAAttcataaaattgaaaatatgcTTTTTAGTACTAAATTCAtcagaaaaaaattgtatttatattgATTATAATTTAGGTTTATCCGATTACTCGAGAAGCGATCATTGAAGAAGCGCACAAAGATATACCTCCACCTGTTAGAGGGGCCGTTTGGGCAGCGTTGCTTGGTATCACCGGTGATATTCAGAAACGTTATGATATGATTGATAAGGATACACCCACTCATACAGATAGACAAGTAATGTGTTAATGATCTTATTATATCGTTACAAACGTTCATGTTTtagtttattaataatttattagataGAGGTAGATATACCAAGATGTCATCAGTACAGTGAATTATTATCCTCTGGTGCTGGTCACGAGAGGTTACAGAGATTGCTTAAAGCCTGGGTTAGAAATAATCCTCATTATGTTTATTGGCAAGGATTagattcattaactgctccgTTTCTTTatctaaattttaataacgaaGGTATTGTATACTTTTTATCTTATTCATTTCTGAGTTTTGTTTATAACACATTTTATTTTAGCTAGAGCATTTGAATGTCTGTCTGCATTTATACCAAAATATCTTCATAAATTCTTTCTGAAAGATAATTCTGCTATCATACAAGAATATTTAGGAAAATTCTCACAAATAATAGCCTTTCATGATCCTCAATTGGCAAATCATCTTAGATCGATTAACTTTGTACCAGAATTGTTTGCTATACCCTGGTTTTTAACAATGTTTTCACGTAAGTTATTTATCATAAATATCATATTATCAAGTACATTTCAGCTAAATTACGCGCGTTATTACGTGTTGACTTTCAGATGTATTTCCACTTCACAAAATATTGCATTTGTGGGATAAACTATTATTGGGAGATTCATCATTTCCGCTTCTTGTTGGTTTAGcaatattaaaacaattacGTGATTCTCTTTTAACTTCTGGTTTTAATGAGTGTATTCTTCTATTTTCTGATCTCCCTGAAATTGACATAGAACTATGCGTTAAAGATTCTATGACAATGTATCAAATGACACCACCCAGTATAACTTATAGAAAACATCAGTTTAACCAGTCTAAGGTatacaaataaatttgtacatattcttaaataattttataagcTCGGAAATACGGAATATTATGTTGTAGGATGTAAATTGGTCTGAACCAGAACCAGGAACTGAAAAAATGCCGAGAATTAGCATTGATgattttatgaatttattaGATAACGATCCCGAGAGATTGATATCAGTAGATATTCGTAATAATATGCAGTGAGTATTcggtttataaaaataaaataacaattcagtttaaaaataatttatacctATTAAAATTCCTCTTTAATAGATTTGAAAGAGGTGCTGTATTAGGAAGTATTAACATTCCATTTACTAGCGTACAACTTTCTCAAACTCATATTGAAACTCTTGGGCCGCATGCTAAACCACTCGCTGAGAGTAAAAACAgtattgttgtaattattgGACCTCATGATCAAAATAATGCATtggtaaatatattataacatTTACTTTTGATGagtattcaaattaaaatatttgatacaGTTTGCAGATTTTCTTGTGAAATGTGGAATTACTGGTGTATGTTCATTGCAAGGAGGAATTTATGCCTTACgaaaaaaatttccaaacaTTATAATGGCTGCACGTTAATAATAACagataaatataaatgtaaatatattattctCGAACCAAAAAGTTCGTCCAGTTTTCAAGTGTTATAAACACATACATATTGTACATAcacattatttcaattataaaatatttcaaattttatttctaacatTTCTAATTACAAATCATTCTAAATATGTGATTCAGGTATGTATAAAACATGtcttatataaaatttatatggAATATAAAGCTACATGTCTACATGTATACTTTCGTTGGTAGTCATAGAAACAAAGTCAAAACATTACAGTTACATGCTTTTAGTTTTAGTTACAGTTTGTATGATtgtgtaaataattttgtattatctTTTAAGtatggaaaataatatttcttcgaATCTTCAGAAGTggattaaaaaatgtttaagaCATGAATTTGAAACTAAGGTACAAAAATCATTGGATGAACATGTGGACTATACCGATATAGCTAAAAAACTTATACATTCTAAAGAAATGTCTACCTTGTTGAATTCTATGAAAGCTACAGTTGCTGAACAATCAGCATCAAGATCTACGTCAACTGTAATTTCCGATTCTCGACCTCAGTCGTCTTTTTCTTGTATAAGTGATCAAACATGCGAAGACTGGAATTCTCCATTAAATAACGACGAATgttacaatattattatttataaaattagtCAAGATAAACCTGCTCATGTTAGATTAGCTGGTTATGAAATTCTGTTAAAAAGTGACCTATCAAATTTAAATAGCAATCCAGTATGGGACTTGCTTCGAAAAGCTTTACTGGACGGCCTCACAGATGAGAGTAGATCTATTTTTGCAGCTAGTTTACAAGTACATGCAAAATTGTTAAGCTGTTTACAATCACACG
This region of Osmia bicornis bicornis chromosome 5, iOsmBic2.1, whole genome shotgun sequence genomic DNA includes:
- the LOC114871115 gene encoding uncharacterized protein LOC114871115, whose protein sequence is MQKEQPEPSQTHRIKRTRNASTPDRIKKNIMDSTMTNIRSQHRATMSAADFAFLQSSSKRKLIMDRSVMGSTQILSEGNSIIDSESNDVELKLLYDEYLQNTMTEIILKKKAEERKQLFLSQLATIAKECEHNEEKLFELKTRERDIINLTKIQNDIDKQITDINNCINSEDSKKLNDILSKLHSLLQPLDKLRCNNIILPETPEEWEEMIQNLKSCNATLESITDLIGTKKESYQNVNSGIKEFINTFNNIENYTKRLEKDISDLEVLILKSASLSLAQSDN
- the LOC114871105 gene encoding TBC domain-containing protein kinase-like protein; translated protein: MCPALLENEERCFGGMTFFAQSHPVELCGSNGLPLTPNSITIYGKSQFLRTIHHPYLSTYLDIIRSKHERIVVVTEYNGDPLSSKENLTVDDIIKIAFQCLLGLQHMNTLGLVHRHLSPENILINTSGNVQLYNFGLYYMTDSGKNVSFPIGYPKYTAPEIFLSSGVSSPKVDSWSLGMIIAELLIGKLIWPNVKLSQCLRKVLSLIHCETSVFERIARENNCYNVYKELPDEVKEFIDSCLQIHPSKRKTPEELLKLTIFENFLLKNEKDKEENLYKNVIVRKMDELYYLWQLAGGDITGELKKQGLIRSTPPILSIPNLVILLGQMFGQRDTASLLDLRIVKIPLETLRQRLSHIPYIANYPWLTSQMHIQLQEDLIDAASQLPLIIRERDTEYQFYRVVLYDRLLQVYPITREAIIEEAHKDIPPPVRGAVWAALLGITGDIQKRYDMIDKDTPTHTDRQIEVDIPRCHQYSELLSSGAGHERLQRLLKAWVRNNPHYVYWQGLDSLTAPFLYLNFNNEARAFECLSAFIPKYLHKFFLKDNSAIIQEYLGKFSQIIAFHDPQLANHLRSINFVPELFAIPWFLTMFSHVFPLHKILHLWDKLLLGDSSFPLLVGLAILKQLRDSLLTSGFNECILLFSDLPEIDIELCVKDSMTMYQMTPPSITYRKHQFNQSKDVNWSEPEPGTEKMPRISIDDFMNLLDNDPERLISVDIRNNMQFERGAVLGSINIPFTSVQLSQTHIETLGPHAKPLAESKNSIVVIIGPHDQNNALFADFLVKCGITGVCSLQGGIYALRKKFPNIIMAAR